A window from Streptomyces sp. NBC_00335 encodes these proteins:
- a CDS encoding peptidoglycan-binding domain-containing protein has translation MKREHPAPDEGPLEAGPLDDVDIGELPHKGRHGSGSPFRGRRALMGVVATATLFSAAGVGAGMWIKSPAQRAAEAGAPRQSLLTRPVEKRVLTTDVVTRGKVVAGQTVTIAPQAGAGGEGGAPVVSRVPMKAGDSIRPGQVLVEISGRPVFALEGKVPAYRDLKPGARGQDVRQLQEALGKLGFPAGSDERGAFGPGTKKALRDFYASIGYEPPSATDDAGADVKAAVAATRAAARAVEDAQTALSDAYYALGKVPAGEDRTQAANAVKAARRALDRAIEDRRIAQSELADAQASDGPELPASEVVFLNGFPARVDTVGARAGSPAGESVMTVSAGELVVHAYVNALQVELLKDGQPAEVYAELDRKKTPARLVSVATTPSTARRDEDDEQQPAAGGEGYLIVLRPDSALAANLSGQDVRVTVQAASTGAEQLIVPVTAVTAGRQGTLHVTVVTAGNEQRRVEVRELTSGGGYVAVDPVQADALRPGDQVVTGVTTERSAPSGAAERDGEATSS, from the coding sequence GTGAAGAGGGAGCACCCGGCCCCGGACGAAGGTCCGTTGGAGGCCGGCCCCCTCGACGACGTGGACATCGGCGAGCTCCCCCACAAGGGCCGGCACGGCAGCGGCTCCCCGTTCCGGGGCCGTCGCGCCCTGATGGGTGTCGTTGCCACCGCGACGCTCTTCTCCGCCGCCGGCGTGGGGGCGGGCATGTGGATCAAGTCGCCCGCCCAGCGGGCCGCCGAGGCGGGTGCGCCCCGGCAGTCCCTGCTCACCCGGCCCGTGGAGAAGCGCGTGCTCACGACCGACGTGGTCACGCGCGGCAAAGTGGTGGCGGGGCAGACGGTCACGATCGCTCCGCAGGCGGGCGCCGGCGGCGAGGGCGGCGCCCCGGTGGTCAGCCGGGTTCCCATGAAGGCGGGCGACTCGATACGGCCCGGGCAGGTACTGGTGGAGATATCCGGGCGCCCGGTCTTCGCCCTGGAGGGCAAGGTGCCCGCCTACCGCGACCTGAAGCCGGGAGCCCGCGGCCAGGACGTCCGCCAACTCCAGGAGGCCCTCGGGAAACTCGGATTCCCGGCGGGGTCGGACGAGCGCGGCGCGTTCGGACCCGGTACGAAGAAGGCGCTGAGGGACTTCTACGCCTCCATCGGGTACGAACCGCCTTCGGCGACCGACGACGCCGGCGCGGACGTCAAGGCCGCGGTCGCGGCGACCCGCGCGGCGGCCCGGGCCGTCGAGGACGCGCAGACCGCCCTCAGCGACGCCTACTACGCCCTCGGCAAGGTTCCCGCCGGCGAGGACCGTACGCAGGCGGCGAACGCGGTGAAGGCCGCCCGCCGTGCGCTGGACCGGGCCATCGAGGACCGGCGGATCGCGCAGAGCGAGCTGGCCGACGCCCAGGCATCGGACGGACCGGAACTCCCGGCCTCCGAGGTCGTGTTCCTGAACGGATTCCCGGCCCGCGTGGACACGGTCGGCGCGCGCGCCGGCAGCCCCGCGGGCGAGTCGGTGATGACGGTGTCCGCCGGGGAACTCGTCGTCCACGCGTACGTCAACGCCCTCCAGGTGGAACTCCTGAAGGACGGTCAGCCCGCCGAGGTCTACGCCGAACTCGACCGGAAGAAGACGCCGGCCCGCCTCGTGTCCGTGGCCACCACCCCCAGCACGGCCCGGCGCGACGAGGACGACGAGCAGCAACCGGCGGCCGGCGGCGAGGGGTACCTGATCGTCCTGCGCCCCGACAGCGCGCTCGCGGCGAACCTGTCCGGTCAGGACGTACGGGTCACCGTCCAGGCCGCGTCCACCGGAGCCGAGCAGCTGATCGTCCCGGTGACCGCGGTGACGGCCGGACGCCAGGGAACACTGCACGTCACCGTGGTGACGGCGGGCAACGAGCAACGCCGGGTCGAGGTACGCGAACTGACGAGCGGCGGC